The Desulfuromonas acetoxidans DSM 684 region ACGTCATACCCTCTCAGTACTTAATACTTGCCAAAGTCATCATCATCCAAAGCAATTTGAACCGGAGCACTGTCCTGCGGAGAATGCCCCCACTGATCATCATCCTTTGTGGATGAAGTCATTTTAACTGGTGCAGGCATTTTTGGCAAAGGAGAACTTTGGGTCATTTTCTGTTTCAAGCGAAAGCGGGTCAAAATTTCGGCGAGTTGTTCAGCCTGGCTGGACAGTTGTTCTGCAGCTGCAGCGCCCTCTTCAGCACTGGCCGTATTCTGCTGAGTAACCTCATCAATTTTAGCAATCCCGTCATTCACCTGGGAGAAACCTTGAGCTTGTTCACTCGTTGCAGCGGATATTTCAGCAACAAGATCACTCACTTTCTGAATTTCTTCTACAATGGCATTAAACGCCTCTGACGTATTGTCAGCGATTTCAGCACCATGTTCCGCTTTATTCACTGAAGTTTCAATCAGAGCCGCAGTTTCCTGAGCAGCTTTGGCACTCCGTGCCGCAAGATTGCGAACCTCTTCAGCAACAACAGCAAATCCTTTTCCATGTTGTCCAGCCCGAGCAGCTTCAACCGCAGCATTCAAGGCAAGCAGATTCGTCTGGAAAGCAATCTCATCAATCACTTTGATGATTTTCGAAATATTGAGTCCCGACTCATTGATATCGGCCATGGCCGACACCATCTGGCGCATTTGCTGACTACCGCTATCGGCTGCACCTTT contains the following coding sequences:
- a CDS encoding methyl-accepting chemotaxis protein yields the protein MNELASQTNASADNAKQANQLATQAKGAADSGSQQMRQMVSAMADINESGLNISKIIKVIDEIAFQTNLLALNAAVEAARAGQHGKGFAVVAEEVRNLAARSAKAAQETAALIETSVNKAEHGAEIADNTSEAFNAIVEEIQKVSDLVAEISAATSEQAQGFSQVNDGIAKIDEVTQQNTASAEEGAAAAEQLSSQAEQLAEILTRFRLKQKMTQSSPLPKMPAPVKMTSSTKDDDQWGHSPQDSAPVQIALDDDDFGKY